One window of Candidatus Palauibacter scopulicola genomic DNA carries:
- a CDS encoding penicillin acylase family protein: MSLRRRAGVVLAAGLAIVGVLTTLAWFHLQRSMQPRSGRHVLPGLTAPVAVTFDEWAIPSIAAGTELDAVRVQGFIHASERLWQMELFQRVARGRLAELFGPAVLDADRLMRTLDLWSAAGRELDDVSETERALLEAYAEGVNARIASWRGPWPPEFLILGIEPQPWSPRASVSIGRIMSLDLSDWREELDRMTALATLDADHRRALGAGYPAWGPTILQDTLPSDTPPPRMAFAETPIPAGPKPATSSPDPLTYLSRFGFHASNSWALAGSRTADGAPLLANDMHLALRAPSTWYLNSIAAEDSDLAVAGLSIPGTPGVIVGLNRNVAWSFTNAEVDDADFVVEGINLDGSMYRDSDDWRPFEARTEEIFVRGRAEPETWVVRSTVRGPVITDVVPAGGLTLSLLWTGLEPGGPFAALLEMNRAADADAFVEAVARFRSPHQNVIHAASSGEIGYRMAGSVPLRGAGEGASPISFERLPGGWPGFWPPEAMPALRDPERGYLVSANNLQARALFGRVGVYYPPPFRARRIDDLVSRASGWTVEDMRETQLDSHSLWAERYRPRAVRAARRAGLDSLAHLLERWDLRTETESRGAAPFFTWLYRLRELIVADEYDGGEGWFPDLAFMEIVDTRDSAWIDDARTPGVERLETLEEEAARTAVAVSGSAWGEVHRERSAHPLGTVPWLDRLFGFHVGPYPSRGGPHTVRPDAPSLRSRLDSTAWRWPVVSEAGPSSRFVARAAPSDMAGYFLLPTGQAGNPLDPHYRDMGAVWTGSPLIELRPGRPPARVESELHFVPGAR, translated from the coding sequence ATGAGCCTTCGGCGCCGCGCGGGCGTCGTGCTGGCGGCGGGCCTTGCGATCGTCGGCGTGCTCACGACGCTTGCCTGGTTCCACCTGCAACGATCCATGCAGCCGAGATCCGGCCGGCATGTCCTCCCAGGCCTGACGGCGCCCGTAGCGGTGACGTTCGATGAGTGGGCGATCCCCTCCATCGCGGCCGGGACCGAACTCGACGCTGTGCGCGTTCAGGGGTTCATCCACGCCTCCGAACGGTTGTGGCAGATGGAGCTCTTCCAGCGCGTCGCGCGGGGGCGCCTGGCCGAACTCTTCGGCCCGGCCGTCCTCGACGCAGACCGCCTCATGCGTACGCTGGACCTCTGGTCGGCGGCGGGCCGCGAGCTCGACGACGTGTCGGAGACGGAGCGGGCTCTCCTCGAGGCATACGCGGAGGGCGTCAACGCCCGCATCGCGAGCTGGCGGGGACCCTGGCCCCCGGAATTCCTCATCCTCGGCATCGAGCCGCAGCCGTGGAGTCCGCGCGCGTCCGTCTCGATCGGTCGCATCATGTCGCTGGACCTCTCCGACTGGCGGGAGGAACTGGACCGGATGACCGCGCTCGCCACGCTCGACGCGGATCACCGGCGGGCGCTGGGGGCCGGATACCCCGCCTGGGGGCCCACCATCCTTCAGGACACGCTCCCGTCCGATACTCCACCGCCTCGCATGGCATTCGCGGAGACGCCGATTCCTGCGGGTCCGAAACCCGCGACTTCGTCCCCCGACCCTCTGACGTATCTCTCCCGTTTCGGCTTCCACGCCTCGAACTCGTGGGCGCTGGCGGGATCGCGCACCGCGGATGGCGCTCCACTGCTCGCGAACGACATGCACCTCGCCCTCAGGGCACCCTCCACCTGGTACCTGAACTCCATCGCGGCCGAGGATTCGGACCTCGCCGTCGCGGGGCTCTCGATCCCGGGAACCCCCGGCGTCATCGTCGGACTCAACCGGAATGTCGCATGGTCGTTCACGAACGCGGAGGTGGATGACGCGGACTTTGTCGTCGAGGGCATCAACCTCGACGGGTCGATGTATCGCGACTCCGATGACTGGCGGCCCTTCGAGGCCCGGACGGAGGAGATCTTCGTGCGGGGGCGTGCCGAGCCGGAGACCTGGGTCGTACGATCGACCGTGCGCGGCCCGGTGATCACGGACGTCGTACCGGCCGGGGGACTCACGCTGTCGCTGCTGTGGACGGGACTCGAACCCGGGGGCCCGTTCGCGGCCCTTCTCGAGATGAACCGGGCCGCCGACGCGGACGCGTTCGTGGAGGCGGTGGCGCGCTTTCGTTCGCCTCACCAGAACGTGATCCATGCGGCGTCGAGCGGAGAGATCGGCTACCGCATGGCGGGGTCCGTGCCCCTGCGCGGGGCTGGAGAGGGCGCCTCTCCGATCTCCTTCGAGCGCCTGCCCGGGGGCTGGCCGGGCTTCTGGCCGCCGGAAGCGATGCCGGCGCTGCGAGATCCGGAACGCGGATACCTCGTCAGCGCGAACAATCTCCAGGCGAGAGCCCTGTTCGGACGCGTGGGCGTCTACTATCCGCCGCCGTTCCGTGCCCGGCGCATCGATGACCTCGTGTCTCGCGCGTCCGGCTGGACGGTGGAGGATATGCGCGAGACGCAACTGGACAGCCACAGCCTCTGGGCCGAGCGCTACCGGCCGCGCGCCGTGCGAGCCGCGCGCCGCGCGGGCCTCGATTCACTCGCGCACCTGCTGGAGCGCTGGGATCTGCGAACCGAAACGGAGTCCCGGGGCGCGGCACCCTTCTTCACCTGGCTCTACCGCCTTCGCGAACTCATCGTCGCCGACGAGTACGACGGGGGCGAGGGGTGGTTCCCCGATCTCGCGTTCATGGAGATCGTCGATACCCGGGACAGCGCCTGGATCGACGATGCGCGCACGCCCGGGGTCGAGCGTCTCGAGACGCTGGAGGAAGAGGCGGCCCGCACCGCGGTGGCCGTATCCGGGAGCGCGTGGGGAGAGGTCCATCGCGAGCGGTCGGCGCACCCGCTCGGGACGGTGCCGTGGCTCGACCGCCTGTTCGGTTTCCACGTCGGACCCTATCCGTCGCGCGGCGGGCCCCATACGGTTCGCCCCGACGCTCCATCGCTGAGATCGCGTCTCGACTCCACCGCGTGGAGGTGGCCGGTCGTGAGCGAGGCGGGCCCCAGCTCGAGATTCGTCGCTCGCGCCGCGCCCTCGGACATGGCGGGCTACTTCCTGCTCCCCACGGGTCAGGCCGGGAACCCGCTTGATCCGCACTATCGAGACATGGGTGCCGTGTGGACCGGGAGTCCGCTCATCGAACTCCGCCCGGGCCGTCCGCCCGCAAGGGTGGAAAGCGAGCTCCATTTCGTGCCCGGCGCTCGTTGA
- a CDS encoding carbohydrate kinase family protein: protein MPRLGVVGTMVWDTIRARDVGRDGPVEEWGGIAYALAAADAAVAAAGEGWTLFPILKVGKDMREAADLFLGGLERVDSFDGVWTVTEPNNRVELVYLDDARRSERLTGGVPGWTREELLPLARSCDAIYVNFIAGWEVDLPAAAALRTAAGGPVYADLHSLMLGVGLDGVRSPRPLEDWRAWLSCFDVVQLNEEELRTLAAGWEDPWALAADVVGPVTRGLLVTLGERGAAWVATRSFWKAPTEPRPAPGAVAPAEALVSGKVEPEAPVSGGDPTGCGDVWGATCFVTMLTGENLESSVKAATRAAQRNAGFRGASGLGEYLRSATGVLTGGAGSRPRGAA from the coding sequence ATGCCGCGGCTCGGCGTCGTGGGGACGATGGTATGGGATACGATCCGCGCACGGGACGTCGGTCGGGACGGACCGGTCGAGGAATGGGGAGGGATCGCCTACGCGCTGGCCGCGGCCGATGCCGCCGTGGCGGCGGCCGGGGAAGGCTGGACCCTGTTTCCGATTCTCAAGGTCGGGAAGGACATGCGCGAGGCGGCGGATCTCTTCCTCGGGGGGCTCGAGCGCGTCGATTCCTTCGACGGCGTGTGGACCGTCACGGAGCCGAACAACCGCGTCGAACTCGTTTACCTGGACGATGCACGGCGCTCCGAGAGGCTTACCGGCGGGGTGCCGGGCTGGACCCGCGAGGAACTCCTGCCTCTCGCACGCTCGTGCGACGCGATCTACGTGAACTTCATCGCGGGCTGGGAAGTTGATCTCCCGGCCGCCGCGGCCCTCCGGACGGCGGCGGGGGGGCCCGTCTACGCGGACCTGCACTCGTTGATGCTCGGCGTGGGGCTGGACGGCGTGCGCTCTCCGCGTCCGCTTGAAGACTGGCGCGCCTGGCTTTCCTGTTTCGATGTCGTGCAACTCAACGAGGAGGAACTCCGCACGCTGGCGGCAGGCTGGGAAGATCCCTGGGCGCTTGCCGCCGACGTCGTAGGTCCGGTCACGCGCGGCCTCCTCGTCACGCTCGGCGAGCGCGGCGCTGCCTGGGTCGCGACCCGCAGCTTCTGGAAGGCGCCGACGGAGCCGCGCCCGGCGCCCGGCGCCGTAGCGCCCGCGGAAGCGCTCGTGAGCGGAAAGGTGGAGCCCGAGGCTCCGGTATCGGGGGGCGACCCGACGGGCTGCGGCGACGTGTGGGGGGCGACCTGCTTCGTGACGATGCTGACCGGCGAGAATCTTGAGTCGTCCGTCAAGGCTGCGACGCGGGCGGCGCAACGGAACGCCGGATTCCGCGGCGCATCCGGGCTCGGCGAATACCTGCGCTCCGCGACCGGCGTCCTGACCGGCGGGGCGGGAAGCCGGCCGCGGGGTGCTGCGTGA
- a CDS encoding ROK family protein has product MSGRKHVIGVDLGGTTINVGAVPVDGGTVLGMRTLPTDAHIGAKFVVDRIVSMIRDVMRDAAREGGFGEDAIVGVGMGAPGPLDRETGTVIETPNLGWRNFPLRDLIVKGTGLEAELDNDANAATLGEWWRGAGRGVDNLVGITLGTGIGGGIVLGGELYHGASDAAAEIGHMTIDSTGRKCACGSYGCLEAYASGPAIAARAVEGLEAGAESMLLDLVDGDLRAVTAEVVSDAIVAGDQYAADVMRETAGYLGTGLANLINILNPEMIVVSGGVTRAGKHLFDPLRREVRKRALQPAAEACRIVRTELGGLAGVIGAAAVFRVARLGPL; this is encoded by the coding sequence GTGAGCGGAAGAAAGCACGTCATCGGTGTCGATCTGGGGGGGACCACCATCAACGTCGGCGCCGTCCCGGTGGACGGCGGTACCGTGCTTGGTATGCGTACGCTGCCGACGGACGCCCACATCGGCGCCAAATTCGTCGTGGACCGGATCGTATCGATGATCCGCGACGTGATGCGCGACGCCGCGCGCGAGGGCGGATTCGGGGAGGACGCGATCGTCGGGGTCGGGATGGGGGCGCCCGGGCCGCTGGACCGCGAGACGGGGACCGTGATCGAGACGCCGAATCTCGGGTGGCGGAACTTCCCGCTCCGCGACCTGATCGTGAAGGGGACGGGACTCGAGGCCGAACTCGACAACGACGCGAACGCCGCCACGCTCGGGGAGTGGTGGCGGGGCGCCGGACGCGGGGTCGACAACCTCGTGGGCATCACGCTTGGAACGGGGATCGGCGGCGGCATCGTACTCGGCGGCGAACTCTACCACGGGGCCTCGGATGCGGCTGCGGAGATCGGACACATGACGATCGACTCCACGGGGCGGAAGTGTGCGTGCGGCAGCTACGGTTGCCTCGAAGCCTACGCCTCCGGGCCCGCGATCGCGGCCCGCGCCGTGGAGGGATTGGAGGCGGGCGCCGAGAGCATGCTCCTGGATCTCGTGGACGGCGACCTGCGGGCCGTGACGGCCGAAGTCGTATCGGATGCCATCGTGGCGGGCGACCAGTACGCCGCCGACGTGATGCGGGAGACGGCCGGGTATCTCGGGACCGGCCTCGCGAACCTCATCAATATTCTCAACCCGGAGATGATCGTGGTTTCCGGGGGTGTGACGCGCGCGGGCAAGCACCTCTTCGATCCCCTGCGCCGCGAGGTCCGGAAGCGGGCGCTGCAGCCGGCGGCCGAGGCGTGCCGGATCGTGCGCACCGAACTCGGTGGCCTGGCGGGAGTCATCGGCGCGGCTGCGGTGTTCCGCGTTGCGCGGCTCGGACCCCTCTGA
- the lepA gene encoding translation elongation factor 4, whose translation MTPPPGTGRIRNFSIIAHIDHGKSTLADRLLERTGAVDARRMRKQVLDSMELERERGITIKLNAIRMAYGYRDGVEYQLNLIDTPGHVDFAYEVSRSLAACEGALLVVDATQGIEAQTLANLFLALEADLEVVPVINKIDLPAADPERVAAEISELLGVDPASTIHTSAKEGAGVDAVLDAIVERVPAPRGDPEAPLRALIFDSQYDRYRGAMPMLRVVDGELREGMRIGFGRHDAVYEVDEVGFMRLGFERTGVLRCGEVGYLTAQIKNVGHTRVGDTVLDARDRAAEVLPGYREAKPMVFAGLYPTDSDQFEELREALEKLQLNDASLHYEPETSGALGFGFRCGFLGLLHLEIVQERLDREFGVDLITTLPSVEYQVTLTNDDEIQLENPSKMPDRVHISEVREPFVRVRVVSPADYIGAIQKICHDRRGKYVDLQYLDPTRVEISYSMPLGEIVLDFYDKLKSVSRGYASLDYEVTGHERSDLVKLDILLNGAPVDALSVIVHRSRAYDFGQKMARKLKELIPRQLFDVAIQAAIGRDVIARTTVKALRKNVTAKCYGGDITRKRKLLEKQREGKRRMKQVGSVEIPQEAFLAVLQVESD comes from the coding sequence GTGACCCCGCCCCCGGGCACCGGACGCATCCGGAACTTCTCCATCATCGCGCACATCGACCACGGGAAGTCGACGCTGGCCGACCGGCTGCTCGAGCGTACCGGCGCCGTGGATGCGCGCCGCATGCGGAAGCAGGTCCTCGACTCGATGGAACTCGAGCGGGAACGCGGGATCACGATCAAGCTCAACGCGATTCGCATGGCCTACGGCTACCGGGACGGGGTCGAGTATCAGCTCAACCTCATCGACACCCCGGGGCACGTCGACTTCGCCTACGAAGTGAGCCGGAGTCTCGCCGCGTGCGAGGGTGCCCTCCTCGTCGTCGACGCCACGCAGGGCATCGAGGCGCAGACGCTCGCGAACCTCTTCCTCGCGCTGGAGGCGGACCTCGAGGTCGTCCCCGTCATCAACAAGATCGATCTCCCCGCCGCCGACCCGGAACGCGTGGCGGCGGAGATATCGGAGCTGCTCGGCGTGGATCCCGCCTCGACGATCCATACCTCCGCGAAGGAAGGGGCGGGGGTCGACGCGGTTCTCGACGCCATCGTCGAGCGCGTCCCGGCTCCGCGCGGGGACCCCGAGGCTCCGCTGCGGGCGCTGATCTTCGACTCGCAGTACGACCGCTATCGCGGTGCGATGCCCATGCTGCGCGTCGTGGACGGCGAACTGCGCGAGGGCATGCGCATCGGGTTCGGACGCCACGACGCGGTCTATGAGGTCGACGAGGTCGGCTTCATGCGTCTCGGGTTCGAGCGTACCGGCGTCCTGCGTTGCGGCGAGGTCGGGTACCTTACGGCCCAGATAAAGAACGTGGGCCATACGCGCGTCGGCGACACGGTGCTGGACGCCCGAGACCGCGCCGCGGAGGTTCTCCCCGGCTACCGGGAAGCGAAGCCGATGGTCTTCGCCGGCCTCTATCCGACGGACTCCGACCAGTTCGAGGAACTCCGCGAGGCCCTCGAAAAGCTCCAGTTGAACGACGCCAGCCTCCACTACGAGCCGGAGACCTCGGGCGCGCTCGGCTTCGGGTTCCGCTGCGGCTTTCTGGGCCTCCTCCACCTGGAGATCGTGCAGGAGAGACTCGACCGCGAGTTCGGCGTCGACCTCATCACGACGCTGCCCAGCGTGGAGTACCAGGTGACGCTCACGAACGACGACGAGATCCAGCTCGAAAACCCGTCGAAGATGCCGGACCGCGTCCACATCAGCGAAGTGCGGGAGCCCTTCGTCCGGGTTCGCGTCGTGTCGCCGGCCGACTACATCGGCGCGATCCAGAAGATCTGCCACGACCGGCGCGGGAAGTATGTCGACCTTCAGTACCTGGATCCCACCCGGGTCGAAATCTCGTATTCGATGCCCCTCGGCGAGATCGTGCTCGACTTCTACGACAAGCTGAAGTCCGTCTCTCGCGGCTACGCTTCGCTCGACTACGAAGTGACGGGCCACGAGCGCTCGGACCTGGTGAAGCTGGATATCCTGCTCAACGGGGCGCCTGTGGACGCGCTGAGCGTCATCGTGCACCGGAGCCGGGCCTACGACTTCGGGCAGAAAATGGCCCGCAAGCTGAAGGAACTCATCCCGCGGCAACTCTTCGATGTGGCGATCCAGGCCGCGATCGGACGGGACGTGATCGCCAGGACGACGGTGAAGGCGCTGCGCAAGAACGTGACCGCCAAGTGCTACGGAGGCGACATCACGCGGAAGCGGAAGCTCCTCGAGAAGCAGAGGGAGGGGAAGCGGCGCATGAAGCAGGTCGGCAGCGTCGAGATCCCCCAGGAGGCCTTTCTCGCCGTCCTGCAGGTCGAAAGCGACTAG
- a CDS encoding MBL fold metallo-hydrolase, which translates to MRVRFLGTGTSFGVPVIGCDCATCRSPDPRDRRTRHGLLIETGGTRLLVDTPPELRLQLLKAGIARLDAVFLSHEHADHTHGIDDLRVFSLRQRRPIPLYVAREFDAGIRRRFSYIWGDARPQPGSAVPRLDLTLFDDRDIIEPGGLALQVVALPHGAYRSYGFRLGGLGVLIDAKSVPEDAMEVFAGVDVLVTNALWFGDPHPGHFSMEEAVATARRLGAARTYITHIAHRTTHEEIERRLPAGVAPAYDGLVVEL; encoded by the coding sequence GTGAGAGTCCGTTTTCTCGGCACCGGCACTTCCTTCGGGGTTCCGGTGATCGGCTGCGACTGCGCGACGTGCCGCTCGCCGGACCCCAGGGACCGGCGCACGCGCCACGGACTCCTCATCGAGACGGGCGGGACCCGTCTCCTGGTGGACACGCCACCTGAACTCCGGCTTCAGCTGCTGAAGGCAGGCATCGCGCGGCTGGACGCCGTCTTTCTGTCGCATGAGCACGCGGACCATACGCACGGAATCGACGATCTGCGGGTCTTTTCGCTGCGGCAGCGCCGGCCCATCCCGTTGTACGTGGCGCGCGAGTTCGATGCCGGGATCCGGAGGCGCTTCTCCTACATCTGGGGCGACGCCCGTCCCCAGCCCGGATCCGCGGTGCCCCGACTCGATCTGACGCTCTTCGACGACCGCGACATCATCGAGCCCGGCGGACTCGCGCTGCAGGTCGTTGCGCTCCCGCACGGAGCGTACCGCAGCTACGGGTTCCGCCTCGGCGGTCTCGGCGTCCTGATCGACGCGAAGTCCGTGCCCGAGGACGCGATGGAGGTGTTCGCCGGCGTGGACGTCCTCGTCACGAACGCGCTCTGGTTCGGCGACCCGCACCCCGGACACTTCTCGATGGAGGAGGCTGTGGCGACGGCACGTCGACTCGGGGCGGCCCGCACCTACATCACGCACATCGCGCACAGGACGACACACGAGGAGATCGAGCGGCGCCTCCCGGCCGGCGTGGCGCCCGCGTACGACGGATTGGTGGTGGAGCTGTGA
- the pyk gene encoding pyruvate kinase has product MSAGFRRAKIVSTIGPASWDPDVLHDLIEVGTDAVRINFTHTPTDRAASLVRRISDVARDVGRPVAIIGDLGGPKIRVGDLPGDQLDIEPEGTYWFFPEGDDAPADSSPGRRIPTTYPELAEEVAPGNRILLDDGHFEFAVREVSDDPPWVSAVAFSAGVLKSQKGINLPGVRVGAPALTEKDIADIEFSVEQVIDYLALSFVRQPSDLETTRQKMDRGCLLIAKIEKSQALENLGEILPLSDAVMVARGDLGVELPYEEVPMIQKRIIGLAQERARPVITATQMLESMIESPQPTRAEVSDVANALLDGTDAVMLSAETAAGGYPVQAVLTMDRIIRRIEHERLGRTGRAGKQVEGFSKIQQTTSGAIAASSLIAVERVGAPFIVTFTQSGYTARIVSAQRPSVPILAITDQWRTYNQLALVWGVQPILFHGGISYSSMLDKARDVALELGMGEAGQRFVVTAGVPFHVPGTTNMMRVEEL; this is encoded by the coding sequence ATGAGCGCAGGTTTCCGCAGAGCGAAGATCGTCAGCACGATCGGACCCGCCTCCTGGGATCCGGATGTGCTCCACGACCTCATTGAAGTCGGGACCGACGCAGTCCGCATCAACTTCACTCACACGCCGACGGATCGCGCCGCCAGCCTCGTCCGCAGAATCTCCGACGTAGCCCGCGATGTCGGCCGGCCGGTGGCGATCATCGGAGATCTCGGGGGACCGAAGATCCGGGTGGGGGACCTGCCCGGCGACCAGCTCGACATCGAGCCCGAAGGCACATACTGGTTCTTTCCCGAAGGCGATGACGCTCCCGCCGACAGCTCCCCCGGCCGACGGATTCCGACCACCTATCCGGAGCTGGCCGAGGAGGTCGCGCCCGGCAACCGGATCCTGCTCGACGATGGCCACTTCGAGTTCGCGGTCCGCGAAGTCTCCGACGACCCGCCATGGGTCTCGGCCGTGGCGTTCAGCGCCGGTGTCCTCAAGTCGCAGAAGGGGATCAACCTCCCGGGCGTGCGCGTCGGGGCGCCGGCCCTGACCGAAAAGGACATCGCGGACATCGAGTTTTCCGTCGAACAGGTCATCGACTACCTGGCGCTGAGCTTCGTACGGCAGCCGTCCGACCTCGAAACGACCCGCCAGAAGATGGACCGGGGGTGCCTGCTCATCGCGAAGATCGAGAAGTCACAGGCGCTGGAGAACCTGGGGGAGATCCTGCCGCTGAGCGACGCCGTCATGGTCGCGCGGGGCGACCTCGGCGTGGAGTTGCCGTACGAGGAAGTGCCGATGATCCAGAAGCGGATCATTGGCCTGGCGCAGGAACGGGCGCGGCCGGTGATCACGGCGACCCAGATGCTGGAGTCCATGATCGAGAGCCCGCAGCCGACGCGGGCGGAGGTGTCGGACGTCGCGAACGCATTGCTCGACGGCACCGACGCGGTGATGCTCTCGGCGGAGACCGCCGCGGGTGGGTATCCGGTGCAGGCCGTCCTCACGATGGACCGGATCATCCGTCGTATCGAGCACGAGCGGCTGGGACGGACCGGGCGGGCCGGCAAGCAGGTGGAGGGCTTCTCGAAGATCCAGCAGACCACGTCGGGAGCGATCGCGGCGTCGTCGCTCATCGCGGTCGAGCGCGTGGGCGCGCCGTTCATCGTGACGTTCACGCAGAGCGGCTATACGGCCCGCATCGTGTCGGCGCAGCGTCCCTCGGTCCCGATCCTGGCGATCACGGACCAGTGGAGGACGTATAACCAGCTGGCCCTCGTGTGGGGCGTGCAGCCGATCCTCTTCCACGGCGGCATCAGCTATTCGAGCATGCTCGACAAGGCCCGGGATGTGGCTCTCGAACTGGGCATGGGCGAGGCGGGGCAGCGTTTCGTGGTGACGGCCGGAGTCCCGTTCCACGTCCCCGGCACGACCAACATGATGCGCGTCGAAGAGTTGTGA
- the rpsU gene encoding 30S ribosomal protein S21 → MQYTLRDNEELDRALRKFRRKVQRAGIFRDIKKHRFYEKPSEARRRKMKAAERRRRRRRRRQKARR, encoded by the coding sequence TTGCAGTACACGCTACGCGACAACGAAGAACTCGACCGCGCGCTGCGGAAGTTCCGCCGCAAGGTTCAGCGAGCCGGGATCTTCCGGGATATCAAGAAGCACCGGTTCTACGAGAAGCCGAGCGAGGCGCGTCGTCGCAAGATGAAGGCGGCGGAGCGCCGTCGGCGTCGGCGTCGGCGTCGCCAGAAGGCCCGCCGTTAG
- the ispG gene encoding flavodoxin-dependent (E)-4-hydroxy-3-methylbut-2-enyl-diphosphate synthase: MGSAHPIVVQSMTNTDTADVAATADQVRALHEAGSEIVRITVNTPRAARAVPRIAEHLSGQGIDVPLVGDFHFNGHILLPGHPDCAAALSKFRINPGNVGRKRRDEQFATIVRCAIEHDKPVRIGVNWGSLDQMLLTRLMDENARRPEPLDAHRVTLDAIVESALASAETAESIGLGSDRIVLSAKVSRVPDLVTVYRELASRCDYPLHLGLTEAGMGRKGTVASSAALAILLSEGIGDTIRVSLTPEPGADRTEEVRIAQQLLQSLELRSFKPQVTACPGCGRTTSTFFQQLALDVESHIADRLAAWRERYPGVEDLSVAVMGCVVNGPGESKHADLGISLPGVAEAPTAPVYVDGKHHSTLRGDGIVEEFLRILDGYVERRFS; encoded by the coding sequence GTGGGCAGCGCCCATCCCATCGTCGTCCAGTCGATGACGAACACCGATACGGCGGATGTGGCGGCCACGGCGGACCAGGTCCGGGCACTCCACGAGGCGGGCTCGGAAATCGTCCGCATCACGGTGAATACGCCACGTGCCGCCCGGGCGGTGCCGCGGATCGCGGAGCATCTTTCCGGCCAGGGGATCGACGTCCCGCTTGTCGGCGACTTCCACTTCAACGGGCACATTCTCCTGCCCGGCCATCCCGATTGCGCCGCCGCGCTCTCCAAGTTTCGCATCAACCCGGGCAACGTCGGCCGCAAGCGGCGCGATGAGCAGTTCGCGACGATCGTCCGCTGTGCGATCGAGCACGACAAGCCGGTCCGCATCGGGGTCAACTGGGGCTCGCTGGACCAGATGCTCCTGACCCGGCTCATGGATGAGAACGCGCGCCGCCCGGAACCGCTGGATGCGCACCGCGTGACGCTCGACGCGATCGTGGAAAGTGCGCTGGCCTCGGCCGAAACCGCGGAAAGCATCGGTCTCGGGTCCGACCGGATCGTACTCAGCGCGAAGGTGTCGCGCGTGCCGGATCTCGTGACCGTGTACCGCGAACTCGCGTCCCGCTGCGACTACCCGCTGCACCTCGGGCTCACGGAAGCGGGGATGGGACGGAAGGGCACGGTCGCGTCTTCGGCCGCCCTCGCCATCCTGCTCTCCGAGGGGATCGGCGATACGATCCGCGTGTCGTTGACGCCCGAACCCGGCGCCGACCGGACCGAGGAGGTTCGAATCGCGCAGCAGCTGCTGCAGTCGCTCGAGTTGAGGAGTTTCAAGCCTCAGGTGACGGCCTGCCCGGGCTGCGGAAGGACGACGAGCACCTTCTTCCAGCAGTTGGCGCTCGATGTCGAGAGCCATATTGCGGACCGTCTTGCGGCCTGGCGGGAGCGCTATCCCGGCGTCGAGGATCTCTCCGTGGCCGTGATGGGGTGCGTGGTGAACGGGCCCGGCGAGTCGAAGCATGCGGACCTCGGTATTTCGCTGCCGGGGGTGGCCGAAGCGCCGACCGCGCCCGTCTACGTCGATGGCAAGCACCACTCGACGCTGCGCGGCGATGGGATCGTGGAGGAGTTCCTGCGGATTCTCGACGGATACGTCGAACGCCGCTTTTCCTGA